From the Phoenix dactylifera cultivar Barhee BC4 unplaced genomic scaffold, palm_55x_up_171113_PBpolish2nd_filt_p 000885F, whole genome shotgun sequence genome, one window contains:
- the LOC120107516 gene encoding uncharacterized protein LOC120107516, translating to MVHLVIHLVGEAKLGGPVHHRWMYPIERYLVRLKEYVRNRAYPEGSIAEGYIADECLTFCSRYLEGVETAFNRPQRNYDIIHNAEEYKFSSGGRFVGKAESTVVHHKLLAQAHRYILLHSDLISEYRRDFLVAQRSANNNIHPTPRIEQRWLVELFPKWLLKQVRR from the exons atggttcatctaGTCATTCACTTGGTTGGggaagctaaacttggtggaccggttcaccatcgttggatgtatcctattgagag GTATCTTGTGCGCTTAAAGGAATATGTACGCAATCGAGCCTATCCCGAAGGATCGATTGCGGAGGGATATATTGCTGATGAGTGTTTGACATTTTGCTCGAGATACCTTGAAGGAGTTGAAACTGCTTTTAATCGACCACAAAGGAATTACGATATTATACATAATGCAGAGGAGTACAAGTTCTCATCTGGTGGAAGATTTGTGGGGAAAGCTGAAAGTACTGTAGTTCATCACAAATTATTGGCACAGGCACATCGTTATATCTTACTTCACAGTGACTTAATATCCGAGTATCGCAG AGATTTTTTAGTGGCTCAACGAAGCGCCAACAATAACATTCATCCTACCCCCAGGATTGAGCAAAgatggttggttgagttatttccTAAATGGTTATTAAAACAGGTTAGACGTTGA